A portion of the Cololabis saira isolate AMF1-May2022 chromosome 17, fColSai1.1, whole genome shotgun sequence genome contains these proteins:
- the itsn1 gene encoding intersectin-1 isoform X8, whose translation MAQFPTTFTGPDVFLISVDERAKHDQQFLSLCPTAGGYITGDQAKNFFLQSGLPPPILAQIWALADMNSDGRMDIHEFSIAMKLIKLKLQGHPLPPALPPSMKQPPLPPQSSFGMPPLGPMPTSLPGVPPLPFPPLPVGVSPPLVSSAPPPLPQPIANGAPPTAMIPPISNFPHPAPAVNKSSSFNRSSTKLQKGPSFDAASAQVPPDWAVPQSSRLKYRQLFNSHDKMMSGHLTGPQARTILMQSSLPQTQLATIWSLSDIDQDGKLTAEEFILAMHLIDMAMSGLPLPPVLPPDYLPPTFRRVRSDSVQSDPKSVQEEPEEESESSQDKKLPVSFEDKKRENFERGNLELEKRRQALQEQQRKEQERLAALEREEQERKERERLEQERRRQMELEKQLERQRELERQREEERRREIERRETAKRELERQRQLEWERQRRQELLTQRNREQESIVLLKARKKTLEFELEALNDKKSQLEGKLKDVRFRLSAQRREVEQTNMTRETRIAEITLLQQQLQDTQQWLGRLIPDKQILNDQLKQVQQNSLHRDSLSSLQKAVEQKESSKHQLKEQLDAVERETRAKLLEIDAFNTQLKELREIHSRQQRQKQKELEGDTHSLTHTHSHMHTPSERKSAELQESGLSSEESVAWKDETGSSAPMPPSPAPISAPHAWLNRVTQEDEERKRKEMEQDEEGRKGVGSIEEKEGEGRGKKDVQEKLSKLFSQPADPWGAAGDKGHGPSLFDQKTPVTSFDQQQQPVKVVYYRALYPFDARSHDEISITPGDVIMVKGEWVDESQTGEPGWLGGELRGRTGWFPANYAERIPDSEAPISLRSSASATPTPTQQPLSTPPPAPGHPATATTSTSSANSNWADFSTTWPSNTSSQSDSEGWDAWPTSSTNQNPSLSVPSAQLRQRSAFTPATMTTGSSPSPVLGQGEKVEGLQAQALYPWRAKKDNHLNFNKNEIITVLEQQDMWWLGELQNGQRGWFPKSYVKLISANMAPPVSAVARSKNNNESGISESPPNGKRPSPSPTKPTESGEEYMAMYTYESSEQGDLSFQQGDVVLVTRKEGDWWTGMVGGKTGVFPSNYVKPRDSALEALGPAGKTGSLGKKPEIAQVIAPYTATGAEQLTLAPGQLILIRKKNPGGWWEGELQARGKKRQIGWFPANYVKLLSPSTSKTTPTEPTPPKLAPANTALCQVIGMYDYVAQNDDELAFQKGQVITVINKDDCDWWKGELNGREGLFPSNYVKMTTDTDPSTQWCADLHLLDMLSPMERKRQGYIHELIVTEENYVNDLQLVTEIFHKPLLDVELLTEKEVAMIFVNWKELIMCNIKLLKALRVRKKMSGDRMPVKMIGDILTNQLPHMQPYIRFCSCQLNGATLIQQKTDDNPEIKDFLKRLAMDPRCKGMPLSSFLLKPMQRVTRYPLIIKNILENTPESHPDHSHLKAALEKAEELCSQVNEGVREKENSDRLEWIQAHVQCEGLSEQLVFNSVTNCLGPRKFLHSGKLFKAKSSKELYGFLFNDFLLLTQVTKPLGSSGSDKVFSSKTHLQYRMYKTPIFLNEVLVKLPTDPSGDEPLFHISHIDRVYTLRAESINERTAWVQKIKAASELFIETEKKKREKAYLVRSQRATGIGRLMVNIVEGIELKPCRSHGKSNPYCEVTMGSQCHITKTLQDTLNPKWNSNCQFFIKDLEQDVLCITVFERDQFSPDDFLGRTEIRLAEIKKDQGSKGPITKRLLLHEVPTGEIVVRLDLQLFEEP comes from the exons GGCTCTAGCCGATATGAACAGCGATGGCCGGATGGATATCCACGAGTTTTCCATCGCTATGAAATTAATCAAATTGAAGCTCCAGGGTCACCCTCTCCCCCCAGCACTTCCTCCCAGTATGAAACAACCTCCTTTACCCCCGCAGTCTAGCTTTG GAATGCCTCCTCTAGGACCCATGCCAACCTCTCTCCCAGGTGTGCCCCCgctccccttccctcccctccCCGTTGGGGTGTCTCCCCCCCTCGTCTCATCTGCACCACCTCCTCTTCCGCAGCCCATAGCTAATGGAGCTCCTCCGACagccatgataccacccatctCCAACTTCCCCCACCCAG CTCCTGCTGTCAACAAGTCCTCATCATTTAACCGTTCCAGCACCAAGCTGCAAAAGGGGCCATCGTTTGATGCTGCAAG TGCACAGGTTCCTCCAGATTGGGCAGTTCCTCAGTCCTCCAGGCTGAAGTACAGACAGCTGTTTAACTCGCATGACAAGATGATGAGTGGACACCTCACTG GTCCCCAGGCCCGAACTATCCTGATGCAGTCCAGTCTTCCTCAGACTCAGTTGGCAACAATATG GAGCCTGTCAGACATCGACCAGGATGGAAAACTAACAGCTGAGGAGTTTATCTTGGCTATGCACCTCATAGATATGGCTATGTCAGGGTTACCGCTGCCTCCTGTGTTACCGCCAGATTACCTTCCACCAACATTCAG GCGCGTGCGAAGCGATAGTGTTCAGTCGGATCCGAAGAGTGTCCAGGAGGAGCCGGAGGAGGAATCTGAGAGCAGCCAAGACAAGAAATTACCAG TGTCATTTGAGGATAAAAAGAGGGAGAATTTTGAACGAGGAAACCTGGAGTTGGAAAAGCGGCGTCAGGCTCTGCAGGAGCAGcagaggaaagagcaggagaggCTGGCTGCGCTGGAGAGAGAGGAACAGGAGCGGAAG GAGCGTGAGCGTCTGGAGCAAGAAAGGAGGCGGCAGATGGAACTTGAAAAACAACTGGAGAGACAAAGAGAgctggagagacagagagaagaagagagacGCAGAGAGATAGAGAGGAGAGAG ACTGCGAAACGCGAACTGGAACGCCAGCGTCAGTTGGAGTGGGAGCGGCAGCGGCGCCAGGAGCTTCTGACTCAACGAAACAGAGAACAGGAGAGTATAGTGCTGCTCAAAGCCAGGAAGAAAACACTGGAGTTTGAACTGGAAGCTCTG AATGACAAGAAGAGCCAGCTGGAGGGTAAACTGAAAGATGTTCGGTTTCGTCTGTCAGCTCAGCGGAGAGAGGTGGAGCAGACCAACATGACCAGAGAAACGCGCATCGCTGAGATTACACTGCTACAACAGCAGCTGCAG GACACTCAGCAGTGGTTGGGGAGGCTGATTCCTGATAAACAGATTCTCAACGACCAGTTGAAGCAGGTCCAGCAGAACAGTCTGCACC GCGACAGTCTGTCGTCCCTGCAGAAGGCCGTTGAGCAGAAAGAGAGCAGCAAACATCAGCTCAAAGAGCAGCTGGATGCCGTGGAGAGAGAAACCAGGGCCAAACTACTGGAAATAGATGCTTTCAACACGCAACTGAAG GAGCTGCGGGAGATCCACAGCCGGCAGCAGAGACAGAAACAGAAGGAGCTGGAGGGCGACACACactcactgacacacacacactctcacatgcACACCCCAAGTGAGAGAAAGTCTGCTGAGCTGCAGGAGAGCGG ACTGTCGTCAGAGGAAAGTGTCGCCTGGAAGGATGAAACGGGAAGCTCTGCACCCATGCCGCCGAGCCCCGCTCCCATTTCTGCGCCGCATGCCTGGCTAAACAGAGTCACTCAGGAAGACGAGGAGAGGAAAAGGAAAGAGATGGAACAGGACGAAGAGGGCAGGAAGGGAGTGGGATCAATAGAAGAGAAGGAGGGCGAGGGCAGAGGGAAGAAGGATGTGCAAGAGAAGCTGAGCAAGCTGTTCAGCCAGCCAGCTGACCCCTGGGGCGCAGCAG GAGATAAGGGTCACGGTCCCAGTCTGTTTGACCAGAAAACCCCGGTCACCAGCTtcgaccagcagcagcagccagttAAAGTGGTCTACTACAGGGCTCTCTATCCATTTGATGCTCGCAGCCATGATGAGATCAGTATCACCCCTGGAGATGTTATCATG GTGAAGGGGGAATGG GTGGACGAGTCTCAGACAGGTGAGCCCGGTTGGCTGGGAGGAGAGCTGCGGGGCCGGACCGGCTGGTTTCCAGCCAACTACGCCGAACGGATCCCCGACAGCGAAGCTCCAATcagcctccgctcctccgcctcggccacCCCCACCCCGACCCAGCAGCCCCTGAGCACGCCCCCCCCAGCGCCCGGACACCCCGCCACCGCCACCACCTCCACATCATCAGCCAACAGCAACTGGGCCGACTTCAGCACCAC TTGGCCCTCAAACACATCTAGCCAATCAGACAGTGAGGGATGGGACGCGTGGCCGACCtcttcaaccaatcagaatccaTCTCTCAGTGTCCCTTCAGCGCAGCTAAGGCAACGCTCCGCCTTCACTCCCGCCACCATGACAACAGGCTCCTCTCCATCTCCAGTACTAGGACAG GGAGAGAAGGTGGAGGGTCTCCAGGCTCAGGCTTTGTATCCCTGGAGAGCAAAGAAAGACAACCACCTCAACTTCAACAAAAACGAG ATAATAACGGTGTTGGAGCAGCAGGACATGTGGTGGTTGGGTGAACTTCAGAACGGTCAAAGAGGCTGGTTCCCCAAAAGTTACGTCAAGCTCATCTCAGCCAACATGGCGCCCCCCGTCAGCGCCGTCGCACGCAGCAAAAACAACAA tgaatCTGGAATATCAGAGAGCCCACCCAACGGAAAACGTCCATCCCCTTCACCGACAAAACCCACAGAGTCTGGAGAAG AATACATGGCCATGTACACGTATGAGAGCAGTGAGCAGGGGGACCTGAGCTTCCAGCAGGGAGATGTTGTTCTGGTCACCAGGAAAGAAGGGGACTGGTGGACGGGCATGGTCGGGGGCAAAACTGGAGTCTTTCCATCCAACTACGTCAAACCCCGGGACTCGGCCTTGGAG GCTCTGGGACCAGCAGGGAAGACGGGCAGCCTCGGGAAGAAACCTG AGATTGCGCAGGTGATCGCGCCCTACACGGCGACGGGAGCAGAGCAGCTGACGCTGGCTCCTGGACAGCTCATCCTcatcaggaaaaaaaaccctGGGGGCTGGTGGGAGGGCGAGCTGCAG GCTCGAGGGAAAAAGCGTCAGATAGGTTGGTTTCCAGCCAATTATGTGAAGCTGCTGAGTCCCAGCACCAGCAAAACGACTCCCACGGAGCCCACACCTCCTAAACTGGCTCCTGCCAACACAG CTCTGTGTCAGGTGATCGGGATGTACGACTATGTGGCTCAGAACGACGACGAGCTGGCTTTCCAAAAGGGTCAGGTGATCACAGTGATCAACAAGGACGACTGTGATTGGTGGAAAGGAGAACTGAACGGGAGGGAGGGTCTGTTCCCCAGCAACTACGTCAAAATGACCACAGACACGGACCCGAGCACGCAGT GGTGCGCCGACCTCCACCTGCTGGACATGCTGAGCCCCATGGAGAGGAAGAGGCAGGGCTACATCCACGAGCTGATCGTCACCGAGGAAAACTACGTCAACGATCTGCAGCTCGTCACAGAG ATCTTTCACAAGCCTCTGTTGGACGTTGAGTTGCTGACTGAGAAGGAGGTGGCCATGATCTTTGTCAACTGGAAGGAGCTCATCATGTGCAACATCAAGCTGCTCAA GGCTCTGAGGGTGAGGAAGAAGATGTCGGGGGATCGGATGCCTGTGAAGATGATCGGGGACATCCTGACCAACCAGCTGCCCCACATGCAGCCGTACATCAG ATTCTGTTCGTGTCAGCTGAACGGCGCCACGCTGATTCAGCAGAAGACAGACGACAACCCCGAGATCAAAGACTTCCTCAAG AGGTTGGCCATGGATCCCAGGTGCAAGGGCATGCCGCTGTCCAGCTTCCTGCTCAAACCCATGCAGAGAGTCACGCGCTACCCTCTCATCATCAAAAAC ATCCTGGAAAACACCCCCGAGTCCCACCCCGACCACAGCCACCTGAAGGCTGCTCTGGAGAAGGCTGAGGAGCTGTGCTCGCAG GTGAACGAGGGCGTCAGGGAAAAGGAAAACTCGGACCGCTTGGAGTGGATCCAGGCTCACGTCCAGTGTGAGGGCTTGTCGGAG CAACTGGTGTTTAACTCGGTCACCAACTGTCTGGGCCCCAGGAAGTTCCTCCACAGTGGGAAGCTGTTTAAAGCCAAGAGCAGCAAGGAGCTGTACGGGTTTCTGTTCAACGACTTCCTGCTGCTGACTCAG GTGACCAAACCCCTGGGCTCGTCGGGGTCCGACAAAGTGTTCTCGTCCAAAACGCACCTGCAGTACCGCATGTACAAGACG CCGATCTTCTTAAACGAGGTGCTAGTGAAGCTGCCAACGGACCCGTCGGGGGACGAGCCGCTCTTCCACATCTCTCACATAGACAGAGTTTACACGCTCAGAGCTGAGAGCATCAATGAAAG GACAGCGTGGGTTCAGAAGATTAAGGCGGCCTCAGAGCTCTTCATCGAgacggagaagaagaagagggagaaggcGTATCTAG TTCGCTCTCAGAGGGCCACCGGTATCGGGAGGCTGATGGTCAATATCGTGGAGGGGATTGAGCTGAAACCCTGTCGTTCCCACG gaAAGAGTAACCCGTACTGTGAAGTGACCATGGGTTCCCAGTGCCATATCACAAAAACATTACAG GACACACTGAATCCCAAGTGGAACTCCAATTGTCAGTTTTTTATTAAGGACCTTGAGCAGGACGTCCTGTGTATCACTGTGTTTGAGCGAGACCAGTTCTCCCCTGACG ATTTCCTGGGCAGGACGGAGATCCGGCTGGCAGAAATCAAGAAGGATCAGGGCTCTAAAGGACCGATCACCAAGAGGCTGCTGCTGCACGAGGTTCCCACGGGGGAGATCGTGGTCCGACTGGACCTGCAGCTGTTTGAGGAGCCGTGA
- the itsn1 gene encoding intersectin-1 isoform X3, which produces MAQFPTTFTGPDVFLISVDERAKHDQQFLSLCPTAGGYITGDQAKNFFLQSGLPPPILAQIWALADMNSDGRMDIHEFSIAMKLIKLKLQGHPLPPALPPSMKQPPLPPQSSFGMPPLGPMPTSLPGVPPLPFPPLPVGVSPPLVSSAPPPLPQPIANGAPPTAMIPPISNFPHPAPAVNKSSSFNRSSTKLQKGPSFDAASAQVPPDWAVPQSSRLKYRQLFNSHDKMMSGHLTGPQARTILMQSSLPQTQLATIWSLSDIDQDGKLTAEEFILAMHLIDMAMSGLPLPPVLPPDYLPPTFRRVRSDSVQSDPKSVQEEPEEESESSQDKKLPVSFEDKKRENFERGNLELEKRRQALQEQQRKEQERLAALEREEQERKERERLEQERRRQMELEKQLERQRELERQREEERRREIERRETAKRELERQRQLEWERQRRQELLTQRNREQESIVLLKARKKTLEFELEALNDKKSQLEGKLKDVRFRLSAQRREVEQTNMTRETRIAEITLLQQQLQDTQQWLGRLIPDKQILNDQLKQVQQNSLHRDSLSSLQKAVEQKESSKHQLKEQLDAVERETRAKLLEIDAFNTQLKSLCEFYANHCARIEALLRQLQEEERHQEQGQLQEFVSAVRVCLTRLDYVIKELREIHSRQQRQKQKELEGDTHSLTHTHSHMHTPSERKSAELQESGLSSEESVAWKDETGSSAPMPPSPAPISAPHAWLNRVTQEDEERKRKEMEQDEEGRKGVGSIEEKEGEGRGKKDVQEKLSKLFSQPADPWGAAGDKGHGPSLFDQKTPVTSFDQQQQPVKVVYYRALYPFDARSHDEISITPGDVIMVKGEWVDESQTGEPGWLGGELRGRTGWFPANYAERIPDSEAPISLRSSASATPTPTQQPLSTPPPAPGHPATATTSTSSANSNWADFSTTWPSNTSSQSDSEGWDAWPTSSTNQNPSLSVPSAQLRQRSAFTPATMTTGSSPSPVLGQGEKVEGLQAQALYPWRAKKDNHLNFNKNEIITVLEQQDMWWLGELQNGQRGWFPKSYVKLISANMAPPVSAVARSKNNNESGISESPPNGKRPSPSPTKPTESGEEYMAMYTYESSEQGDLSFQQGDVVLVTRKEGDWWTGMVGGKTGVFPSNYVKPRDSALEALGPAGKTGSLGKKPEIAQVIAPYTATGAEQLTLAPGQLILIRKKNPGGWWEGELQARGKKRQIGWFPANYVKLLSPSTSKTTPTEPTPPKLAPANTALCQVIGMYDYVAQNDDELAFQKGQVITVINKDDCDWWKGELNGREGLFPSNYVKMTTDTDPSTQWCADLHLLDMLSPMERKRQGYIHELIVTEENYVNDLQLVTEIFHKPLLDVELLTEKEVAMIFVNWKELIMCNIKLLKALRVRKKMSGDRMPVKMIGDILTNQLPHMQPYIRFCSCQLNGATLIQQKTDDNPEIKDFLKRLAMDPRCKGMPLSSFLLKPMQRVTRYPLIIKNILENTPESHPDHSHLKAALEKAEELCSQVNEGVREKENSDRLEWIQAHVQCEGLSEQLVFNSVTNCLGPRKFLHSGKLFKAKSSKELYGFLFNDFLLLTQIPHLSQENQHSESKTVYFSQVTKPLGSSGSDKVFSSKTHLQYRMYKTPIFLNEVLVKLPTDPSGDEPLFHISHIDRVYTLRAESINERTAWVQKIKAASELFIETEKKKREKAYLVRSQRATGIGRLMVNIVEGIELKPCRSHGKSNPYCEVTMGSQCHITKTLQDTLNPKWNSNCQFFIKDLEQDVLCITVFERDQFSPDDFLGRTEIRLAEIKKDQGSKGPITKRLLLHEVPTGEIVVRLDLQLFEEP; this is translated from the exons GGCTCTAGCCGATATGAACAGCGATGGCCGGATGGATATCCACGAGTTTTCCATCGCTATGAAATTAATCAAATTGAAGCTCCAGGGTCACCCTCTCCCCCCAGCACTTCCTCCCAGTATGAAACAACCTCCTTTACCCCCGCAGTCTAGCTTTG GAATGCCTCCTCTAGGACCCATGCCAACCTCTCTCCCAGGTGTGCCCCCgctccccttccctcccctccCCGTTGGGGTGTCTCCCCCCCTCGTCTCATCTGCACCACCTCCTCTTCCGCAGCCCATAGCTAATGGAGCTCCTCCGACagccatgataccacccatctCCAACTTCCCCCACCCAG CTCCTGCTGTCAACAAGTCCTCATCATTTAACCGTTCCAGCACCAAGCTGCAAAAGGGGCCATCGTTTGATGCTGCAAG TGCACAGGTTCCTCCAGATTGGGCAGTTCCTCAGTCCTCCAGGCTGAAGTACAGACAGCTGTTTAACTCGCATGACAAGATGATGAGTGGACACCTCACTG GTCCCCAGGCCCGAACTATCCTGATGCAGTCCAGTCTTCCTCAGACTCAGTTGGCAACAATATG GAGCCTGTCAGACATCGACCAGGATGGAAAACTAACAGCTGAGGAGTTTATCTTGGCTATGCACCTCATAGATATGGCTATGTCAGGGTTACCGCTGCCTCCTGTGTTACCGCCAGATTACCTTCCACCAACATTCAG GCGCGTGCGAAGCGATAGTGTTCAGTCGGATCCGAAGAGTGTCCAGGAGGAGCCGGAGGAGGAATCTGAGAGCAGCCAAGACAAGAAATTACCAG TGTCATTTGAGGATAAAAAGAGGGAGAATTTTGAACGAGGAAACCTGGAGTTGGAAAAGCGGCGTCAGGCTCTGCAGGAGCAGcagaggaaagagcaggagaggCTGGCTGCGCTGGAGAGAGAGGAACAGGAGCGGAAG GAGCGTGAGCGTCTGGAGCAAGAAAGGAGGCGGCAGATGGAACTTGAAAAACAACTGGAGAGACAAAGAGAgctggagagacagagagaagaagagagacGCAGAGAGATAGAGAGGAGAGAG ACTGCGAAACGCGAACTGGAACGCCAGCGTCAGTTGGAGTGGGAGCGGCAGCGGCGCCAGGAGCTTCTGACTCAACGAAACAGAGAACAGGAGAGTATAGTGCTGCTCAAAGCCAGGAAGAAAACACTGGAGTTTGAACTGGAAGCTCTG AATGACAAGAAGAGCCAGCTGGAGGGTAAACTGAAAGATGTTCGGTTTCGTCTGTCAGCTCAGCGGAGAGAGGTGGAGCAGACCAACATGACCAGAGAAACGCGCATCGCTGAGATTACACTGCTACAACAGCAGCTGCAG GACACTCAGCAGTGGTTGGGGAGGCTGATTCCTGATAAACAGATTCTCAACGACCAGTTGAAGCAGGTCCAGCAGAACAGTCTGCACC GCGACAGTCTGTCGTCCCTGCAGAAGGCCGTTGAGCAGAAAGAGAGCAGCAAACATCAGCTCAAAGAGCAGCTGGATGCCGTGGAGAGAGAAACCAGGGCCAAACTACTGGAAATAGATGCTTTCAACACGCAACTGAAG TCTCTGTGTGAGTTCTATGCCAACCACTGTGCCAGGATAGAGGCCCTGCTGCGCCAGCttcaggaggaggagagg CATCAGGAGCAGGGACAGCTGCAGGAGTTTGTGTCTGCCGTCAGAGTGTGTCTGACTCGGCTAGACTACGTTATAAAG GAGCTGCGGGAGATCCACAGCCGGCAGCAGAGACAGAAACAGAAGGAGCTGGAGGGCGACACACactcactgacacacacacactctcacatgcACACCCCAAGTGAGAGAAAGTCTGCTGAGCTGCAGGAGAGCGG ACTGTCGTCAGAGGAAAGTGTCGCCTGGAAGGATGAAACGGGAAGCTCTGCACCCATGCCGCCGAGCCCCGCTCCCATTTCTGCGCCGCATGCCTGGCTAAACAGAGTCACTCAGGAAGACGAGGAGAGGAAAAGGAAAGAGATGGAACAGGACGAAGAGGGCAGGAAGGGAGTGGGATCAATAGAAGAGAAGGAGGGCGAGGGCAGAGGGAAGAAGGATGTGCAAGAGAAGCTGAGCAAGCTGTTCAGCCAGCCAGCTGACCCCTGGGGCGCAGCAG GAGATAAGGGTCACGGTCCCAGTCTGTTTGACCAGAAAACCCCGGTCACCAGCTtcgaccagcagcagcagccagttAAAGTGGTCTACTACAGGGCTCTCTATCCATTTGATGCTCGCAGCCATGATGAGATCAGTATCACCCCTGGAGATGTTATCATG GTGAAGGGGGAATGG GTGGACGAGTCTCAGACAGGTGAGCCCGGTTGGCTGGGAGGAGAGCTGCGGGGCCGGACCGGCTGGTTTCCAGCCAACTACGCCGAACGGATCCCCGACAGCGAAGCTCCAATcagcctccgctcctccgcctcggccacCCCCACCCCGACCCAGCAGCCCCTGAGCACGCCCCCCCCAGCGCCCGGACACCCCGCCACCGCCACCACCTCCACATCATCAGCCAACAGCAACTGGGCCGACTTCAGCACCAC TTGGCCCTCAAACACATCTAGCCAATCAGACAGTGAGGGATGGGACGCGTGGCCGACCtcttcaaccaatcagaatccaTCTCTCAGTGTCCCTTCAGCGCAGCTAAGGCAACGCTCCGCCTTCACTCCCGCCACCATGACAACAGGCTCCTCTCCATCTCCAGTACTAGGACAG GGAGAGAAGGTGGAGGGTCTCCAGGCTCAGGCTTTGTATCCCTGGAGAGCAAAGAAAGACAACCACCTCAACTTCAACAAAAACGAG ATAATAACGGTGTTGGAGCAGCAGGACATGTGGTGGTTGGGTGAACTTCAGAACGGTCAAAGAGGCTGGTTCCCCAAAAGTTACGTCAAGCTCATCTCAGCCAACATGGCGCCCCCCGTCAGCGCCGTCGCACGCAGCAAAAACAACAA tgaatCTGGAATATCAGAGAGCCCACCCAACGGAAAACGTCCATCCCCTTCACCGACAAAACCCACAGAGTCTGGAGAAG AATACATGGCCATGTACACGTATGAGAGCAGTGAGCAGGGGGACCTGAGCTTCCAGCAGGGAGATGTTGTTCTGGTCACCAGGAAAGAAGGGGACTGGTGGACGGGCATGGTCGGGGGCAAAACTGGAGTCTTTCCATCCAACTACGTCAAACCCCGGGACTCGGCCTTGGAG GCTCTGGGACCAGCAGGGAAGACGGGCAGCCTCGGGAAGAAACCTG AGATTGCGCAGGTGATCGCGCCCTACACGGCGACGGGAGCAGAGCAGCTGACGCTGGCTCCTGGACAGCTCATCCTcatcaggaaaaaaaaccctGGGGGCTGGTGGGAGGGCGAGCTGCAG GCTCGAGGGAAAAAGCGTCAGATAGGTTGGTTTCCAGCCAATTATGTGAAGCTGCTGAGTCCCAGCACCAGCAAAACGACTCCCACGGAGCCCACACCTCCTAAACTGGCTCCTGCCAACACAG CTCTGTGTCAGGTGATCGGGATGTACGACTATGTGGCTCAGAACGACGACGAGCTGGCTTTCCAAAAGGGTCAGGTGATCACAGTGATCAACAAGGACGACTGTGATTGGTGGAAAGGAGAACTGAACGGGAGGGAGGGTCTGTTCCCCAGCAACTACGTCAAAATGACCACAGACACGGACCCGAGCACGCAGT GGTGCGCCGACCTCCACCTGCTGGACATGCTGAGCCCCATGGAGAGGAAGAGGCAGGGCTACATCCACGAGCTGATCGTCACCGAGGAAAACTACGTCAACGATCTGCAGCTCGTCACAGAG ATCTTTCACAAGCCTCTGTTGGACGTTGAGTTGCTGACTGAGAAGGAGGTGGCCATGATCTTTGTCAACTGGAAGGAGCTCATCATGTGCAACATCAAGCTGCTCAA GGCTCTGAGGGTGAGGAAGAAGATGTCGGGGGATCGGATGCCTGTGAAGATGATCGGGGACATCCTGACCAACCAGCTGCCCCACATGCAGCCGTACATCAG ATTCTGTTCGTGTCAGCTGAACGGCGCCACGCTGATTCAGCAGAAGACAGACGACAACCCCGAGATCAAAGACTTCCTCAAG AGGTTGGCCATGGATCCCAGGTGCAAGGGCATGCCGCTGTCCAGCTTCCTGCTCAAACCCATGCAGAGAGTCACGCGCTACCCTCTCATCATCAAAAAC ATCCTGGAAAACACCCCCGAGTCCCACCCCGACCACAGCCACCTGAAGGCTGCTCTGGAGAAGGCTGAGGAGCTGTGCTCGCAG GTGAACGAGGGCGTCAGGGAAAAGGAAAACTCGGACCGCTTGGAGTGGATCCAGGCTCACGTCCAGTGTGAGGGCTTGTCGGAG CAACTGGTGTTTAACTCGGTCACCAACTGTCTGGGCCCCAGGAAGTTCCTCCACAGTGGGAAGCTGTTTAAAGCCAAGAGCAGCAAGGAGCTGTACGGGTTTCTGTTCAACGACTTCCTGCTGCTGACTCAG ATTCCTCACCTGTCCCAAGAAAATCAGCACAGTGAAAGTAAAACTGTTTACTTCTCACAGGTGACCAAACCCCTGGGCTCGTCGGGGTCCGACAAAGTGTTCTCGTCCAAAACGCACCTGCAGTACCGCATGTACAAGACG CCGATCTTCTTAAACGAGGTGCTAGTGAAGCTGCCAACGGACCCGTCGGGGGACGAGCCGCTCTTCCACATCTCTCACATAGACAGAGTTTACACGCTCAGAGCTGAGAGCATCAATGAAAG GACAGCGTGGGTTCAGAAGATTAAGGCGGCCTCAGAGCTCTTCATCGAgacggagaagaagaagagggagaaggcGTATCTAG TTCGCTCTCAGAGGGCCACCGGTATCGGGAGGCTGATGGTCAATATCGTGGAGGGGATTGAGCTGAAACCCTGTCGTTCCCACG gaAAGAGTAACCCGTACTGTGAAGTGACCATGGGTTCCCAGTGCCATATCACAAAAACATTACAG GACACACTGAATCCCAAGTGGAACTCCAATTGTCAGTTTTTTATTAAGGACCTTGAGCAGGACGTCCTGTGTATCACTGTGTTTGAGCGAGACCAGTTCTCCCCTGACG ATTTCCTGGGCAGGACGGAGATCCGGCTGGCAGAAATCAAGAAGGATCAGGGCTCTAAAGGACCGATCACCAAGAGGCTGCTGCTGCACGAGGTTCCCACGGGGGAGATCGTGGTCCGACTGGACCTGCAGCTGTTTGAGGAGCCGTGA